Below is a window of Humulus lupulus chromosome 2, drHumLupu1.1, whole genome shotgun sequence DNA.
ATATAactcataaaaaaaaatgtatgaatGATAATAACAGAGAAGATGAGAAATAATTTACTTATGAAATACAGTTAATTAAAATTTCAAAACTTTACTATTATAATCGATTTAAAGTGTGAGAATTATATCTAGAAAGgaataacaacaaatattatgtttttttttatcaaataattAAGATATATGATTCATTTGTGCCACAAAAGACTTGAGATTTTTATCAGAAGAACCACCTTCTTTGACAGCTCCCTTAGCCAAATCCTTCCATTTCTTTCCATTCCTTCTCAATTCTTCGTTTTCCTTCCCCATAACCAACTCCAAACACCTCCTAATCTCTTCACTCTCGACGATTTCATCCTCGTTGGGCTTCACTCTCACCCCAATTTTCCACTCTTCTTCTATGAGCTTGGCATTAGTCCCTTGATCGGACCATTTCGGAAACGCCACCATTGGAACACCAGAAGCCAAGCTCTCCAACGTCGAGTTCCAGCCACAGTGAGTCACAAAACACCCGATTGACTCGTTACTCAAAACCTCCAATTGAGAACACCATGGCACTATCATTCCAAGCTTTTCCAATTCTTCTCTGCAACTCACCAACTCATCGTTATCCTCATCACAATCTTTGTCGTTTTCCACTTTGTCTCTCTTCTCCCTTACGACCCACAAGAATGGACGGCCATAAGATAGCAACCCTTTGGCGATTTCCTCCATTTGTTGCTTTGACCAATCCAATATGCTCCCAAACGACACGTACACCACTGTCGTTTTGGGCTTCGAGTTCAGCCAATCGATGTACTTGTTGCCTTCGGACCCGTGGAAAATATCACAGCCGAAAGACTTGTCGgacgggtcattctcatctagaAAAGCCGACGGAATTAGAGGCCCGATTCCGATCAAAGTCAGATCACTAACCGCTCTCA
It encodes the following:
- the LOC133819898 gene encoding phloretin 4'-O-glucosyltransferase-like translates to MDRPRFMVMTYPAQGHINPALQFAKRLASIGADVTFVLPLSAYRRMAKGSGSEPEPGTPYGSAITFAPYSVDGYDDGFKRGGDMKHYSSEVKRCGSQSITDLVVSGQNDGRPYCCFVYTLLLPWAGNSAAELGLPSVMLWIQPATVFDVYYLYFNGYADIIKENMSKRQSHTKTTLPGLSLEFDRRDLPSFMDAEDAYSFILPHFQEQFDMISKQNHQRSILVNTFDELEVEALRAVSDLTLIGIGPLIPSAFLDENDPSDKSFGCDIFHGSEGNKYIDWLNSKPKTTVVYVSFGSILDWSKQQMEEIAKGLLSYGRPFLWVVREKRDKVENDKDCDEDNDELVSCREELEKLGMIVPWCSQLEVLSNESIGCFVTHCGWNSTLESLASGVPMVAFPKWSDQGTNAKLIEEEWKIGVRVKPNEDEIVESEEIRRCLELVMGKENEELRRNGKKWKDLAKGAVKEGGSSDKNLKSFVAQMNHIS